Proteins encoded within one genomic window of Granulicella pectinivorans:
- the rpsB gene encoding 30S ribosomal protein S2 — protein MASITMKELLEAGVHFGHQTKRWNPKMKEYIFGERNGIYIIDLQKTLKMFKEASKFVTDLTSTGKLILFVGTKRQAQDAIAEEATRAGMPYINSRWLGGLLTNWVTVQKSVKRLAELDDMSTDGRYELLTKKEVIKLERERKSLSTNLSGIKNMKRLPDAIFIVDSNNEAIAVSEARKLGIPVVAVVDTNCDPTVVDYVIPGNDDALRAIRLFTTKIADSAYEGVQMVSERAFATESADVTPIATEAHFLGEDEEGNTIVADAPVQESAGTAEAATEDETVDLEAALGGNIRKAPSAETEPELEAEPAPVEATA, from the coding sequence ATGGCAAGCATTACGATGAAGGAACTGCTCGAAGCAGGCGTACACTTCGGCCACCAGACCAAGCGTTGGAACCCGAAGATGAAGGAATACATCTTCGGTGAGCGCAATGGCATTTACATTATCGATCTGCAGAAGACCTTGAAGATGTTCAAGGAAGCTTCGAAGTTCGTGACCGATCTGACCTCGACGGGCAAGCTGATCCTGTTCGTCGGCACGAAGCGCCAGGCCCAGGATGCGATCGCTGAGGAAGCGACCCGCGCCGGCATGCCGTACATCAACTCGCGCTGGCTGGGTGGTCTTCTGACCAACTGGGTGACGGTGCAGAAGTCGGTGAAGCGTCTTGCCGAGCTCGACGACATGTCGACCGATGGCCGCTATGAGCTGCTGACGAAGAAGGAAGTCATCAAGCTGGAGCGCGAGCGCAAGAGCCTGTCGACGAACCTGTCGGGTATCAAGAACATGAAGCGCCTGCCGGATGCGATCTTCATCGTCGACTCGAACAACGAGGCGATTGCTGTTTCGGAAGCGCGCAAGCTGGGCATCCCGGTTGTCGCGGTTGTGGATACGAACTGCGATCCGACCGTGGTCGACTATGTGATCCCTGGTAACGACGACGCGCTGCGTGCGATTCGCCTGTTTACCACGAAGATTGCCGATTCGGCGTACGAGGGTGTGCAGATGGTTTCGGAGCGTGCGTTTGCGACCGAGTCCGCTGATGTGACGCCGATCGCGACCGAAGCGCACTTCCTGGGCGAGGACGAGGAAGGCAACACGATCGTTGCCGACGCGCCTGTGCAGGAGTCTGCCGGAACCGCTGAGGCAGCCACGGAAGACGAGACGGTGGATCTGGAAGCCGCTCTTGGAGGCAACATCCGCAAGGCCCCTTCGGCCGAGACGGAGCCTGAGCTCGAGGCTGAGCCGGCTCCCGTAGAAGCCACCGCATAA
- a CDS encoding helix-turn-helix domain-containing protein produces MTRYSDELRAEREARGISVEEICAVTKLSPQNVRLLEAGEYGDLPGGVFRKGIVRSYVGALGLEEAEWLERFEKSCQELGVTSGSERDWVEFAENVKKNRAPERRGMGWRWIGVFLLLAALAASAWAAWHYVVRAKLVLHANPAEMVLPARTGGQS; encoded by the coding sequence ATGACACGGTACAGCGATGAGTTGAGAGCAGAGCGGGAGGCGCGCGGGATATCCGTGGAGGAGATCTGCGCTGTCACCAAGCTCTCGCCGCAGAACGTGCGGCTGCTCGAAGCCGGCGAGTACGGCGACCTGCCGGGTGGGGTCTTCCGCAAGGGCATCGTGCGCAGCTATGTCGGGGCACTCGGACTTGAAGAGGCGGAATGGCTCGAACGCTTCGAGAAGAGCTGCCAGGAGCTCGGCGTCACCAGCGGGAGCGAGCGCGACTGGGTGGAGTTCGCGGAGAACGTCAAGAAGAATCGCGCTCCGGAACGTCGCGGCATGGGCTGGCGCTGGATTGGGGTCTTCCTTCTTCTGGCGGCGCTGGCTGCCTCGGCATGGGCGGCATGGCACTATGTGGTGCGGGCAAAGCTGGTTCTGCACGCGAACCCTGCGGAAATGGTTCTTCCGGCAAGGACCGGCGGACAAAGCTAG
- the rpsI gene encoding 30S ribosomal protein S9: protein MADLIQFYGTGRRKSSIARVFLRPGSGKFTVNKKDVDVYFVTAQQRAAAKRSLGIADIGETFDVLTTVRGGGVMGQADAVKLGIARALMEFNPELRKALKAEGLVTRDSRGKERKKYGQKGARARFQFSKR, encoded by the coding sequence ATGGCAGATCTGATCCAGTTTTACGGTACCGGCCGCCGCAAGTCGAGCATTGCTCGCGTCTTCCTGCGTCCCGGAAGCGGCAAGTTCACCGTCAACAAGAAGGACGTGGACGTTTACTTCGTCACCGCCCAGCAGCGTGCAGCGGCCAAGCGGTCGCTTGGCATCGCCGACATCGGCGAGACCTTCGATGTGCTCACCACGGTTCGTGGTGGGGGCGTCATGGGCCAGGCCGACGCGGTCAAGCTCGGCATTGCGCGCGCGCTGATGGAGTTCAACCCCGAGCTGCGCAAGGCTCTCAAGGCAGAAGGCCTTGTGACCCGCGATTCGCGCGGCAAGGAACGCAAGAAGTACGGACAGAAGGGCGCACGCGCTCGCTTCCAGTTCTCGAAGCGCTAG
- a CDS encoding energy transducer TonB, whose product MNARTAVILAIALAAAPIHAQSPDPTLAAAARWIGRSLILRGFYAPNELHYDPAGKAEGTPKSTDWTLAGVDLEAIKRIDPATLELDGVRVAIRFNPDNQLFERHPQKDQHLKILVAIPGTGSPSNQLLGTEPIEETLARIFSIGIDPALQRSMPDFWRHYFDPHIAWDGEPVYPAPATVTAPPTLAHRTDVPETPEAEHDKVRGSLLMRLTVDEHGAVKFVSVLKPLGYGLDARAIEQVRRWTFTPAQASGAPAPMKLDIAETFAPRPPLR is encoded by the coding sequence GTGAACGCAAGAACCGCAGTCATCCTCGCCATCGCCCTGGCCGCAGCTCCCATCCATGCCCAGAGCCCTGACCCCACCCTGGCCGCCGCCGCCCGCTGGATCGGCCGCTCCCTCATCCTCCGCGGCTTCTACGCCCCCAACGAGCTCCACTACGACCCCGCCGGCAAAGCCGAAGGCACCCCAAAGTCCACCGACTGGACCCTCGCCGGCGTCGACCTCGAGGCCATCAAGCGCATCGACCCCGCGACCCTCGAGCTCGACGGCGTCCGGGTCGCCATCCGCTTCAACCCCGACAACCAGCTCTTCGAGCGGCACCCCCAGAAGGACCAGCACCTCAAGATCCTCGTCGCCATCCCCGGCACAGGCTCTCCCTCGAATCAGCTTCTCGGCACCGAGCCCATCGAAGAGACCCTCGCCCGGATCTTCTCCATCGGCATCGACCCCGCTCTCCAGCGCTCCATGCCCGACTTCTGGCGCCACTACTTCGACCCCCACATCGCCTGGGACGGCGAACCCGTCTACCCCGCCCCCGCAACCGTGACCGCGCCCCCCACCCTGGCCCACCGCACCGACGTCCCCGAGACCCCCGAGGCCGAGCACGACAAGGTGCGCGGCTCCCTCCTCATGCGCCTCACCGTCGACGAGCACGGCGCCGTCAAATTCGTCTCCGTCCTGAAGCCCCTCGGCTACGGCCTCGACGCCCGAGCCATCGAGCAGGTCAGGCGCTGGACCTTCACCCCCGCCCAGGCCTCCGGCGCACCGGCCCCCATGAAGCTCGACATCGCCGAGACCTTCGCCCCCAGACCGCCCCTCCGGTAG
- a CDS encoding RtcB family protein: MQMIDDIPVWGTHEANTLEQAKVCARTADHFALMADGHLGYGVPIGGVIASETRISPTAVGFDIACGNKAVLLDMPGAELRANIHTIMDDIWNTLSFGVGRRNNENNKDSPFITDEHEGWLTEAAKPLKHKANAQLGTIGSGNHYVDLFTDEQDRVWCGVHFGSRGLGHGIATWFLKAAGAQDGMMVDPVWFDVESDLGAQYIAAMQLGGTYAYAGRDWVCARVARLLGAEVVEEVHNHHNYAWREEHDGKSMWVCRKGATPAFPGQKGFVGGTMGEISVILEGLDAPEAKLSLRSTVHGAGRVMGRKMATGTVDRKTGVLKREGLVKPEMMEGWLQRGGVVLRGGGLDESPDCYKRLPEVLAAHGETIRVLHTLTPVGVAMAGANEFDPYKD, translated from the coding sequence ATGCAGATGATTGATGACATTCCCGTATGGGGAACGCACGAAGCCAACACGCTGGAGCAGGCGAAGGTGTGTGCGCGGACCGCAGACCACTTCGCGCTGATGGCCGATGGGCATCTTGGCTATGGCGTGCCGATTGGCGGTGTGATTGCCTCCGAGACGCGGATCTCGCCTACGGCTGTGGGCTTCGATATTGCGTGCGGCAATAAGGCGGTGCTGCTGGATATGCCGGGGGCGGAGCTGCGGGCGAACATCCACACGATTATGGACGACATCTGGAACACGCTTTCGTTTGGCGTGGGGCGGAGGAACAACGAGAACAACAAGGACTCACCGTTCATTACGGATGAGCATGAGGGATGGCTGACTGAGGCGGCGAAGCCTTTGAAGCACAAGGCGAATGCGCAGCTTGGGACGATCGGCAGCGGGAACCACTATGTCGATCTGTTCACGGACGAACAGGACCGCGTCTGGTGCGGGGTGCACTTCGGTTCGAGGGGACTCGGGCACGGCATCGCTACGTGGTTCCTGAAGGCCGCGGGCGCGCAGGACGGGATGATGGTCGATCCGGTGTGGTTCGACGTCGAGAGCGATCTGGGCGCGCAGTATATTGCGGCCATGCAGCTTGGCGGAACGTATGCGTACGCCGGCCGGGACTGGGTGTGCGCCCGTGTGGCTCGGTTGCTGGGCGCGGAGGTGGTGGAGGAGGTGCACAACCACCACAACTATGCGTGGCGGGAGGAGCATGACGGCAAGTCCATGTGGGTTTGCCGGAAAGGCGCTACTCCGGCGTTTCCGGGGCAGAAGGGCTTTGTCGGGGGAACGATGGGGGAGATCTCCGTCATTCTCGAGGGTCTGGATGCTCCTGAGGCGAAGCTGAGCCTGCGTTCGACGGTGCATGGTGCGGGTCGTGTGATGGGCCGGAAGATGGCTACGGGCACGGTCGACCGGAAGACCGGCGTCTTGAAGCGCGAGGGGCTGGTGAAGCCGGAGATGATGGAAGGCTGGCTGCAGCGTGGCGGGGTTGTGCTGCGGGGCGGCGGGCTGGATGAGTCTCCGGACTGCTACAAGAGGCTGCCCGAGGTGCTGGCAGCGCATGGGGAGACGATCCGTGTGCTGCATACGCTGACGCCGGTTGGTGTGGCGATGGCAGGGGCGAATGAGTTTGATCCTTATAAGGATTGA
- a CDS encoding transferrin receptor-like dimerization domain-containing protein — translation MRPLAAVSLLLSFVAQPAVQAQRASPYLGYSAASSATEQTWESKFRALPEAPRVHANMLKLAAHPHHVGSAAQKANAEWVLAQYRSWGWDAHIEQFDVLFPTPKTQLVELLGPKPYTLKLDEPETVDPYTHETATRLPSYNIYSADGDVTAPVVYVNYGMLDDYAELARHNISVKGAIVLARYGGGWRGLKPKLAYEHGAVGCIIYSDPADDGYGVDDVLPKGPMRPPFGAQRGSVSDSPLYAGDPLTPGVGSVPGAKRLKISEAKTIMKIPVLPIGYGDAQPILEALDGAAVPAAWRGGLPLTYHFGPSVAKVHMKLTFNWDTKPVYDVIATMVGSVEPDVWVVRGNHYDGWVNGADDPVSGQSGLLEEARALGELHKQGWTPKRTLIYTAWDGEEPGLIGSTEWAETHGEELSKKVAVYVNSDESNRGFLSAGGSHSMEHLINDVAKDVIDPETKATVWQRQQAGMLTRGGRGGVKLDPGSTTIPIGAIGSGSDFAGFLDHFAIASIDLGFGGEDRSGTYHSAYDTPWFIDHFGDKTGSYGVALAQTAGTLVMRMADADVLPYDFSNLATTIKGYDAELKQLVKTKQQESVVRQRNLDAGLYKLAADPQVPLAMPEELPAPPEIDFSALDQAVTALGAAAENFNQARATMKGATPAQLAALNAQLALTERKFLSTAGLPGRPWVRNTLYAPGMYTGYGAKTIPGVREAIEDGRYPEAIEQMVIAAKAIEDEAKFINEIAASVPR, via the coding sequence ATGCGTCCTCTGGCTGCTGTTTCTTTGCTTCTTTCCTTTGTGGCTCAGCCTGCGGTGCAGGCGCAACGGGCTTCGCCTTATCTCGGGTATTCTGCGGCTTCTTCAGCTACGGAACAGACGTGGGAGTCGAAGTTTCGGGCTCTTCCCGAGGCGCCGCGCGTTCATGCCAACATGCTGAAGCTGGCCGCGCACCCGCACCACGTCGGATCGGCGGCGCAGAAGGCCAACGCCGAGTGGGTGCTGGCGCAGTACAGGTCCTGGGGATGGGACGCGCACATCGAGCAGTTCGACGTGCTGTTTCCCACGCCCAAGACGCAGCTCGTCGAGCTGCTGGGGCCGAAGCCGTACACGCTGAAGCTGGATGAGCCGGAGACTGTCGATCCGTATACGCATGAGACGGCGACGCGTCTGCCGAGCTACAACATCTACTCGGCGGATGGCGATGTGACGGCTCCGGTGGTGTATGTGAACTACGGGATGCTCGACGACTATGCGGAGCTGGCGCGGCACAACATCTCGGTGAAGGGCGCGATTGTGCTGGCGCGTTATGGCGGCGGGTGGCGCGGGTTGAAGCCGAAGCTGGCGTATGAGCATGGCGCTGTGGGGTGCATCATCTACTCCGACCCGGCGGACGATGGGTATGGCGTGGACGATGTGTTGCCCAAGGGGCCGATGCGGCCTCCGTTCGGGGCGCAGCGCGGTTCGGTTTCGGACTCGCCGCTGTATGCGGGCGATCCGCTGACGCCTGGGGTGGGGTCGGTTCCTGGGGCGAAGCGGTTGAAGATCTCCGAAGCCAAGACGATCATGAAGATTCCGGTGCTGCCGATCGGATATGGCGATGCACAGCCGATTCTGGAGGCGCTGGATGGGGCGGCGGTGCCGGCGGCGTGGCGGGGTGGGTTGCCGCTGACGTATCACTTTGGGCCGAGCGTGGCGAAGGTGCATATGAAGCTGACCTTCAACTGGGATACGAAGCCGGTGTACGACGTGATTGCGACGATGGTGGGTTCGGTAGAGCCGGATGTGTGGGTGGTGCGGGGGAACCACTATGACGGATGGGTGAATGGCGCGGACGATCCGGTCTCGGGGCAGTCCGGCTTGCTGGAGGAGGCGCGAGCGCTGGGTGAGTTGCACAAGCAGGGATGGACGCCGAAGCGGACGCTGATCTATACGGCGTGGGATGGCGAGGAGCCGGGGCTGATCGGGTCGACGGAGTGGGCCGAGACGCATGGCGAGGAGCTCTCGAAGAAGGTTGCGGTGTATGTGAACTCGGATGAGAGCAATCGCGGATTTCTGAGCGCGGGTGGGTCGCACTCGATGGAGCACCTGATCAACGATGTGGCGAAGGATGTGATCGATCCGGAGACCAAGGCTACGGTTTGGCAGAGGCAGCAGGCAGGCATGCTGACGCGGGGCGGACGGGGCGGCGTGAAGCTGGACCCGGGGAGCACGACGATTCCGATCGGGGCGATTGGGTCGGGATCAGACTTTGCGGGGTTCCTGGACCACTTTGCGATCGCTTCCATCGATCTGGGGTTTGGCGGGGAGGATCGTTCGGGCACGTATCACTCGGCGTATGACACGCCGTGGTTTATCGATCACTTCGGGGATAAGACGGGATCGTATGGGGTGGCGCTGGCGCAGACGGCGGGCACACTGGTGATGCGGATGGCGGATGCGGATGTTCTGCCGTACGACTTCTCCAACCTAGCGACGACGATCAAGGGCTATGACGCGGAGCTGAAGCAACTGGTGAAGACGAAGCAGCAGGAGTCGGTGGTACGGCAGAGGAATCTCGACGCAGGCTTGTACAAGCTGGCGGCGGATCCGCAGGTGCCGCTGGCGATGCCGGAAGAGCTGCCAGCTCCGCCGGAGATCGACTTCAGCGCGCTGGATCAGGCGGTGACGGCGCTGGGCGCGGCGGCGGAAAACTTCAACCAGGCGCGAGCGACGATGAAGGGGGCGACTCCGGCGCAGCTTGCGGCGCTGAATGCGCAGTTGGCGTTGACGGAGAGGAAATTCCTGTCGACGGCGGGTCTGCCGGGGAGACCGTGGGTGCGGAACACGTTGTATG
- a CDS encoding translation elongation factor Ts → MSTDTAVKIDAKLVKELREKSGAPMGDCLKALQESKGDMDGAFVVLRKRGMASAAKKATRTTNEGAVGTYIHAGGKIGVLLELNCESDFVAVTEDFQELLRDIAMHIAATDPRYIGRNEVPQSDLDREKEVFLAQPAMKGKPEAVVAKILEGKISKFYEEVCLLDQPFIKEATQTIQQLIATKIGKLGENISVRRFARFKVGASDWTVAQAKIATEETQA, encoded by the coding sequence ATGTCTACCGATACCGCTGTGAAGATTGACGCCAAGCTTGTAAAGGAACTCCGCGAAAAGTCCGGTGCCCCGATGGGCGACTGTTTGAAGGCCCTGCAGGAATCGAAGGGCGACATGGACGGCGCGTTTGTGGTGCTGCGTAAGCGCGGCATGGCTTCGGCCGCGAAGAAGGCGACGCGCACGACGAACGAGGGCGCGGTTGGCACGTACATCCATGCCGGCGGCAAGATCGGCGTGCTGCTCGAGCTGAACTGCGAGTCGGATTTCGTCGCCGTGACGGAAGACTTCCAGGAGCTGCTGCGCGACATCGCGATGCACATTGCTGCGACGGATCCTCGCTACATCGGCCGGAACGAAGTGCCGCAGTCGGACCTGGACCGCGAGAAGGAAGTCTTCCTGGCGCAGCCTGCGATGAAGGGCAAGCCGGAGGCCGTGGTGGCGAAGATTCTCGAGGGCAAGATCTCGAAGTTCTACGAGGAGGTCTGCCTGCTGGATCAGCCGTTCATCAAGGAAGCGACGCAGACGATTCAACAGTTGATTGCAACCAAGATCGGCAAGCTCGGCGAGAACATCAGCGTGCGCCGGTTTGCTCGCTTCAAGGTTGGCGCGTCCGATTGGACCGTCGCCCAGGCAAAGATTGCAACGGAGGAGACCCAGGCATAG
- the rplM gene encoding 50S ribosomal protein L13, with protein sequence MTNNFTTIPSGKNIQRKWYVIDATGKTLGRLATTAASVLAGKMNPLYTPYIDMGDHIVVINCEKIVLTGMKSSQKLYRRYTGFPGGLREESFVKLLARRPEAIVEQAIKGMLPKSKMGRQMATKLKVYKGSQHPHLAQQPEPLEFHASNAPKA encoded by the coding sequence GTGACTAACAACTTCACCACGATTCCGAGTGGCAAGAACATTCAGCGCAAGTGGTATGTGATCGACGCAACGGGCAAGACGCTCGGCCGTCTCGCGACCACCGCCGCCTCCGTGCTCGCCGGCAAGATGAACCCGCTGTACACGCCGTACATCGACATGGGCGACCATATTGTCGTCATCAACTGCGAGAAGATTGTGCTGACCGGCATGAAGTCGAGCCAGAAGCTTTATCGCCGTTACACGGGTTTCCCGGGTGGACTTCGCGAAGAGTCCTTCGTCAAGCTGCTTGCGCGCCGTCCTGAGGCGATTGTGGAGCAGGCCATCAAGGGCATGCTGCCGAAGAGCAAGATGGGTCGCCAGATGGCGACGAAGCTGAAGGTCTACAAGGGTTCGCAGCATCCTCACCTTGCCCAGCAGCCAGAGCCTCTTGAGTTCCACGCTTCCAACGCTCCCAAGGCGTAA
- a CDS encoding ABC transporter permease: MTKLVVGNLIHRPLRSLISAFAVGIEVIMILSIAAVMFGMLNGTKTRQSGIGMDMIAHPGAASNLVGQTSASASVKDAAVLLRLPHVLVAAPVYVKLVAGASLENIYGIDFASFDALKPFVFLSGGPFQHDYDIIVDDFVEAKGFHVGSKMKVLGHEFTVCGVVEHGKGGRKYIPIKTMGDIDTNPGKASLFYLKTENQPQFQEAVRKELLATDGLQDWDVQTLQEFLDTITPERMPGFNIALRIVVGIASIIGFLVIFQSMYTAVMERTREIGILKSMGASKAYIVSGILRETGLLAAVGIVFGIASTYLLRAILHYKIPAQDFSLTPRWVGIATLIALTGALFGALYPALKAARKDPIDALSYE, translated from the coding sequence GTGACCAAACTTGTCGTCGGCAATCTCATCCATCGTCCCCTCCGCTCCCTGATCAGCGCCTTTGCCGTCGGCATCGAGGTCATCATGATCCTCTCGATCGCCGCCGTGATGTTCGGCATGCTGAACGGAACCAAGACCCGGCAGAGTGGGATTGGGATGGATATGATTGCGCATCCGGGGGCGGCTTCGAACCTGGTTGGTCAGACCAGTGCGTCCGCCTCGGTGAAGGATGCCGCCGTTCTGCTCAGGCTGCCCCACGTGCTGGTGGCGGCACCGGTGTATGTGAAGCTTGTCGCCGGGGCGTCGCTCGAGAACATCTATGGCATCGACTTTGCGAGCTTCGATGCGCTGAAACCGTTCGTCTTCTTGTCGGGTGGGCCGTTCCAGCACGACTACGACATCATCGTCGACGACTTTGTGGAGGCCAAGGGCTTTCATGTGGGGTCGAAGATGAAGGTGCTGGGGCACGAATTCACGGTCTGCGGCGTGGTCGAGCATGGCAAGGGCGGGCGTAAGTACATTCCGATCAAGACGATGGGCGACATCGACACGAATCCCGGGAAGGCCAGCCTCTTCTATCTGAAGACGGAGAACCAGCCGCAGTTCCAGGAGGCGGTGCGCAAGGAGCTGCTCGCGACCGACGGGCTGCAGGACTGGGATGTGCAGACGCTGCAGGAGTTTCTGGACACGATCACACCGGAGCGCATGCCGGGCTTCAACATCGCGCTGCGGATCGTGGTGGGGATTGCCAGCATTATCGGGTTCCTGGTGATCTTCCAGTCGATGTACACGGCGGTGATGGAGAGGACGCGCGAGATTGGCATTTTGAAGTCGATGGGGGCTTCGAAGGCTTATATCGTCTCCGGCATTCTGCGCGAGACGGGGCTTCTGGCTGCGGTGGGGATCGTGTTCGGGATCGCTTCGACTTATCTTTTGCGGGCGATTCTGCACTACAAGATTCCGGCGCAGGACTTCTCGCTGACTCCCCGCTGGGTTGGGATTGCCACGCTGATCGCCTTGACCGGCGCTTTGTTTGGAGCGCTTTACCCGGCGTTGAAGGCAGCTCGCAAGGATCCGATCGACGCTCTTTCGTACGAATAG